Proteins encoded by one window of Chryseobacterium sp. POL2:
- a CDS encoding MgtC/SapB family protein, whose amino-acid sequence MDIKDSLDILRMPSTENEVLLILISVLVGLVIGADREYQNKSAGLRTFILVSFGSCIFTILSLKIGVDNPDRLAANIITGIGFLGAGVIFKDDNKIGGITTATTIWATASLGMAVGSGHIYLALLGTFLVMLILRILLFLQNIIDSNNKIRDYKITTSVNDYEYCQMLFRKTDLKQEIIRQQYGKDSISTTWRLTGKLSKHQQLVEILMKDEKINAYQF is encoded by the coding sequence ATGGACATCAAAGATAGCTTAGATATTCTACGAATGCCAAGCACTGAGAACGAAGTTTTACTAATATTAATTTCGGTATTGGTAGGGCTTGTTATCGGTGCAGATCGCGAGTATCAAAATAAATCAGCTGGATTAAGAACTTTCATTTTAGTCAGTTTCGGGTCATGTATTTTCACGATTCTGAGTCTTAAAATAGGTGTTGATAATCCGGACCGTTTGGCAGCCAATATTATTACCGGAATTGGTTTTCTTGGCGCTGGCGTTATTTTCAAAGATGATAACAAAATCGGAGGCATAACAACAGCAACCACCATTTGGGCAACCGCTTCGCTCGGGATGGCTGTAGGATCTGGCCATATCTATTTGGCTTTGTTGGGCACTTTTTTGGTAATGTTGATTTTAAGAATTCTGCTATTTCTACAAAACATCATCGACAGCAATAATAAAATTCGGGATTATAAAATTACAACAAGCGTTAACGACTACGAATATTGTCAAATGCTTTTCCGAAAAACGGATTTAAAACAAGAAATTATCAGGCAACAATACGGTAAAGACAGTATTTCTACAACTTGGCGACTTACAGGAAAACTAAGCAAACATCAACAACTCGTTGAGATTTTAATGAAAGATGAAAAAATAAATGCGTATCAGTTTTAA
- a CDS encoding heavy metal translocating P-type ATPase, protein MSNKECCSNPPIKNDHEHSHSHDSHDHSHETSDKSILQLFAPAIISFVVLIIGILFDYYFKPTWFEGWSRIILYAIAYLPVGWPVIKEAFESMKNGDIFSEFFLMSIATIGAIIIGEYPEAVAVMLFYSVGEIFQSLAVQKAKNNIASLMDQRPDEVTIIKNNQHRTVKAKEVNIGQKILLKPGEKLALDGELFSEQASFNTSALTGESKPDTKQKGDEVLAGMINLNSVAEVLVKTDYQDSKLSKILELVQNANQQKAPTELFIRKFAKIYTPIVTFLALGIFVLPYLFVEVYDYKTWLYRACIFLVISCPCALVISIPLGYFGGIGAGSKNGILFKGGNFIDALASIKNVVMDKTGTLTEGVFKVKDIQISKDFNEKEILEVLNKLESHSTHPIATAIHEYVGEQNPNLILENIEEIPGRGLKANYQGKNFLAGNFKLMEKFGITHDLNSKNFTESLIAIAFDNKFVGYITISDQIKPEASTAIAELKKLNINSFMLSGDKKEVVESVAQQLQINHASGGLLPEDKVAELKKIRSQYGSVAFVGDGVNDAPVVALADVGMAMGGLGSDATIETADVVIQDDKATKIPLAIKISKATKKVVWQNIILAFGVKAIVLILGAGGLATMWEAVFADVGVALLAILNAVRIQNMNFKV, encoded by the coding sequence ATGAGTAACAAAGAATGTTGTAGCAATCCACCTATAAAAAACGACCATGAGCATTCACACTCTCATGATTCTCATGATCATTCTCATGAAACCTCAGACAAAAGCATTTTGCAATTGTTCGCTCCAGCAATTATTTCCTTTGTCGTTTTAATTATCGGAATTCTTTTCGATTATTATTTTAAACCAACTTGGTTTGAGGGTTGGAGTCGAATAATTCTTTATGCAATTGCTTATCTTCCTGTCGGTTGGCCTGTTATAAAAGAAGCTTTTGAAAGTATGAAAAATGGCGATATTTTTTCTGAGTTTTTCTTGATGTCAATCGCAACAATTGGTGCTATTATCATTGGAGAATATCCCGAAGCTGTTGCCGTTATGTTGTTTTATTCCGTTGGTGAAATTTTCCAAAGTTTGGCAGTACAAAAAGCCAAAAACAATATCGCAAGTCTTATGGATCAGCGCCCTGACGAGGTAACTATCATTAAAAATAATCAACATAGAACAGTAAAAGCCAAAGAAGTAAACATTGGACAAAAAATCCTTCTAAAACCTGGTGAAAAATTAGCCCTTGATGGTGAACTTTTTAGTGAACAAGCCTCTTTCAATACTTCTGCTTTAACTGGTGAAAGTAAACCCGACACCAAACAAAAAGGCGATGAAGTATTGGCTGGAATGATTAATCTAAATTCTGTCGCTGAGGTTTTGGTGAAAACAGATTACCAAGATTCCAAACTCAGTAAGATTTTAGAATTGGTACAAAATGCCAATCAGCAAAAAGCACCCACCGAATTATTTATCCGAAAATTCGCAAAAATATACACGCCGATAGTTACTTTTTTAGCATTAGGTATTTTCGTGCTTCCTTATCTATTTGTCGAGGTTTACGATTATAAAACTTGGTTATACCGCGCTTGTATTTTTCTTGTAATTTCTTGTCCATGTGCTTTGGTTATCTCCATTCCTTTGGGTTATTTTGGTGGAATTGGCGCAGGTAGCAAAAACGGAATTCTCTTCAAAGGCGGTAATTTTATCGATGCTTTGGCGTCTATAAAAAATGTAGTAATGGACAAAACAGGAACTTTAACGGAAGGTGTTTTTAAAGTAAAAGACATTCAGATTTCTAAAGATTTTAATGAAAAAGAAATTCTTGAAGTTTTAAACAAATTAGAAAGCCACTCTACACATCCTATTGCAACGGCAATTCATGAATATGTTGGGGAGCAAAATCCTAATTTAATTTTAGAAAATATTGAAGAAATTCCAGGTCGTGGACTGAAAGCCAATTATCAGGGGAAAAACTTTCTGGCAGGCAACTTTAAGCTGATGGAAAAATTTGGAATCACACATGATCTCAATTCTAAAAACTTCACCGAAAGTCTTATCGCTATTGCTTTCGATAATAAATTTGTTGGCTACATTACAATTTCAGATCAAATAAAACCTGAAGCTTCAACAGCAATTGCAGAACTTAAAAAACTAAATATCAACAGCTTTATGCTGAGTGGTGACAAAAAAGAGGTTGTTGAGTCTGTGGCTCAGCAACTCCAAATTAATCATGCTTCGGGTGGACTTTTACCCGAAGATAAAGTTGCTGAACTTAAAAAAATAAGATCTCAATACGGAAGTGTCGCCTTCGTTGGAGATGGCGTTAACGATGCGCCTGTTGTGGCTTTGGCAGATGTTGGTATGGCGATGGGAGGGCTGGGGAGCGATGCGACAATTGAAACGGCAGACGTGGTAATTCAGGATGATAAAGCGACTAAAATCCCTTTAGCGATTAAAATTAGTAAAGCCACAAAAAAAGTAGTTTGGCAAAATATTATTCTTGCTTTTGGTGTAAAAGCTATTGTTCTCATTCTGGGAGCTGGTGGTTTGGCAACCATGTGGGAAGCCGTTTTTGCAGATGTTGGCGTCGCACTTTTGGCGATTCTTAATGCGGTAAGAATTCAGAATATGAATTTTAAAGTTTAG
- the ligA gene encoding NAD-dependent DNA ligase LigA yields the protein MSENIQLKIEELREELHQHNYNYYILDEPSISDFEFDTKLKELQDLEKQHPEFADANSPTLRVGGGVTKNFPTVLHQFRMYSLDNSYDFNDLEDWEKRIIKTIDEPVEFVAELKYDGASISILYENGKLSQAVTRGDGFQGDEITNNVRTISDVPLKLKGDFPEKFFMRGEIYLTRKNFDKINQQREEEGLDLFMNPRNTASGSLKMQDSAEVRKRGLSAVLYQYIAEEFPAQTHWDVLSKAKNWGFKVSEDQAKLCTSLDDVKNFINFWDAERHNLPFEIDGIVIKVNSLQQQKQLGYTAKSPRWAMSYKFKAEKVETELLSVSYQVGRTGAITPVANLKPVLLAGTIVKRASLHNEDIIKKLDLHENDFVYVEKGGEIIPKIVGVNTEKRTSESREIEYIKNCPECGTELVKIEDQAIHFCPNDLHCPPQVVGRMIHYVSRKALNIENLGSETIEQLYREKLIENPADFYALTKEQLLPLDRMAEKSAQNIIDGIEKSKQIPFEKVLYGIGIKHVGETVAKKLVKNFATIEDLKNATIEELTQVEDIGGKIAVSIVDFFQNPENNLMIERLKNYGVQLEKGESTQEVLSNVLEGKTFLFTGKLSLFTREQAEEMVEKHNGKNISAVSKNLNYLVVGEKAGSKLKKAQDIGTITILDEQEFLDLINEG from the coding sequence ATGTCTGAAAACATCCAATTGAAGATAGAAGAACTAAGAGAAGAACTCCACCAACACAATTATAATTACTATATTTTAGACGAACCAAGCATTTCAGATTTTGAATTTGATACAAAGCTTAAAGAACTTCAAGATTTAGAAAAACAACATCCTGAATTTGCAGACGCTAATTCTCCAACTTTGCGTGTTGGTGGCGGTGTAACCAAAAATTTCCCGACAGTTCTGCATCAATTCAGAATGTATTCTTTGGATAATTCTTACGATTTTAATGATCTTGAAGATTGGGAAAAACGAATTATTAAAACCATTGATGAGCCCGTAGAATTTGTTGCTGAATTAAAATACGACGGCGCTTCTATCTCTATTTTATATGAAAACGGAAAACTTTCTCAAGCTGTAACGCGTGGTGATGGTTTCCAAGGGGACGAAATCACGAATAATGTGAGAACTATTTCGGATGTTCCTTTAAAATTGAAAGGTGATTTTCCTGAAAAATTCTTCATGCGCGGTGAAATTTATTTAACGAGAAAAAATTTCGATAAAATTAACCAACAGCGTGAAGAAGAAGGTTTAGACTTGTTTATGAACCCAAGAAATACAGCAAGTGGAAGTTTAAAAATGCAAGATTCTGCGGAGGTTAGAAAACGTGGACTTTCGGCAGTTTTATATCAATATATCGCAGAGGAATTTCCTGCTCAAACCCATTGGGATGTTTTATCTAAGGCTAAAAACTGGGGATTTAAGGTATCTGAAGATCAAGCAAAATTGTGCACAAGTTTAGATGATGTTAAAAATTTCATCAACTTTTGGGATGCTGAGCGTCACAATTTACCTTTTGAAATAGATGGAATTGTGATAAAAGTAAATTCTCTTCAACAGCAGAAACAATTGGGTTACACCGCAAAATCTCCGCGTTGGGCGATGTCTTATAAATTCAAAGCTGAAAAAGTAGAAACAGAACTTTTAAGTGTTTCTTATCAAGTCGGAAGAACTGGAGCCATAACCCCTGTTGCTAATTTGAAACCTGTTTTGTTGGCCGGAACCATCGTAAAAAGGGCTTCTTTGCATAATGAAGACATCATAAAAAAATTGGACTTGCACGAAAATGATTTTGTGTATGTAGAAAAAGGAGGTGAAATTATTCCTAAAATTGTTGGCGTAAATACAGAAAAAAGGACGTCTGAAAGTCGAGAAATAGAATACATAAAAAATTGTCCAGAGTGCGGAACTGAATTGGTGAAAATTGAAGATCAAGCCATACATTTTTGCCCAAACGATCTGCATTGTCCGCCACAAGTTGTAGGAAGAATGATACATTATGTTTCTAGAAAAGCTTTGAATATAGAAAATCTGGGCAGCGAAACCATAGAACAGCTTTACCGAGAAAAACTGATTGAAAATCCTGCCGACTTTTATGCTTTAACCAAAGAACAACTGCTTCCATTGGATAGAATGGCGGAGAAATCTGCTCAAAATATTATTGATGGTATCGAAAAATCCAAACAAATTCCATTTGAAAAAGTTTTATACGGAATCGGAATTAAACATGTAGGCGAAACCGTTGCTAAAAAATTAGTTAAAAATTTTGCTACAATCGAAGATTTGAAAAATGCTACAATTGAAGAACTTACACAAGTGGAAGACATCGGTGGGAAAATTGCCGTAAGCATAGTTGATTTCTTCCAAAATCCTGAGAATAATCTTATGATTGAACGCTTGAAAAATTATGGTGTTCAATTGGAAAAAGGGGAAAGTACGCAGGAAGTTTTAAGCAATGTTTTGGAAGGGAAAACCTTTTTATTTACTGGTAAATTATCGCTTTTCACGCGCGAACAAGCCGAAGAAATGGTGGAAAAACACAATGGAAAAAATATTTCAGCCGTTTCTAAAAATTTAAATTATTTGGTTGTCGGTGAAAAAGCAGGAAGTAAATTGAAAAAAGCTCAGGATATTGGGACAATCACCATTTTGGATGAGCAAGAATTTTTGGATTTGATTAATGAAGGATAA
- a CDS encoding glycerophosphodiester phosphodiesterase: protein MNILFLELKDLVKNGMMKTQLIVHRGFWKSQPGTSENSIQALKNAQKLKVYGSEFDVQMTKDEKLIVFHDEQIGDLEIAETDFDILKKVKLSNAKSIPRLEDYFIQGQKFPNCKLIVELKPSKNQILEEVMVRKTMDLIQKYNIESQCEIISFSLHICCKIKEINPKMLVYYLNGNLAPNALKKLGLDGFDYDYEILLEHLDWIAEARKIGLKTNAWTVDDAEVYQKLVNANIDFVTTNTPDIFLNE, encoded by the coding sequence GTGAATATCTTATTTTTAGAATTGAAAGATTTAGTAAAAAATGGAATGATGAAAACACAACTAATTGTGCATCGTGGATTTTGGAAATCCCAACCTGGAACTTCAGAAAATTCTATTCAAGCTTTAAAAAATGCTCAGAAATTAAAAGTTTACGGATCTGAGTTTGATGTTCAAATGACAAAAGATGAGAAATTAATTGTTTTTCATGATGAACAGATTGGCGATTTAGAAATTGCCGAAACAGATTTTGATATTTTAAAAAAGGTTAAACTTTCGAATGCTAAAAGTATTCCGAGGTTGGAGGATTATTTTATACAAGGTCAAAAATTTCCAAATTGTAAATTAATTGTTGAATTGAAACCATCTAAAAACCAAATATTAGAAGAGGTTATGGTTAGAAAAACCATGGATTTAATTCAAAAATACAATATTGAAAGTCAATGTGAGATTATATCTTTTAGCTTACATATTTGTTGTAAAATAAAAGAAATTAACCCAAAGATGTTAGTCTATTATTTGAACGGAAATTTAGCACCGAATGCATTGAAAAAGCTTGGCTTAGATGGTTTTGACTATGATTATGAAATACTTTTAGAACATCTGGATTGGATTGCGGAAGCAAGAAAAATAGGATTAAAAACCAATGCTTGGACAGTGGATGATGCCGAAGTTTATCAAAAATTAGTCAATGCCAATATTGATTTCGTTACTACCAATACACCAGATATATTTCTAAATGAATGA
- a CDS encoding 3-ketoacyl-ACP reductase — translation MTSLKGKNAIITGGGRGLGKAVALALANEGVNIGISGRNKENLKNTVAELRNLGVNASYSVFSIDDETAVNTGIKALANDLGSIDILVNNAGIGDFGKLNDMSTQVWEQVMKTNLFGVLYTSKAVYPFLKEKGQGDIVNVASTAGLKGGAGMSAYAASKAAVISLSQSMMAEWRKDNIRVITLTPSTIASDMSIQGGLTDGNPETVLQPEDFAEWVRDILKMNRRAMIANASIFSTNP, via the coding sequence ATGACAAGCTTAAAAGGGAAAAATGCCATTATAACTGGTGGTGGAAGAGGTTTAGGAAAAGCCGTAGCTCTTGCTTTGGCTAATGAAGGTGTGAATATTGGAATTTCTGGAAGAAACAAAGAAAATCTTAAAAATACAGTTGCTGAACTTAGAAACTTAGGTGTAAATGCATCTTACTCAGTTTTCAGTATTGATGATGAAACGGCTGTTAATACAGGAATTAAAGCTTTAGCAAACGATTTGGGAAGCATTGATATTTTGGTGAATAACGCTGGTATTGGCGATTTCGGGAAATTAAATGATATGTCAACACAAGTGTGGGAACAAGTCATGAAAACCAATCTCTTCGGTGTATTATACACTTCTAAAGCGGTTTATCCTTTTCTAAAGGAAAAAGGTCAAGGTGATATCGTAAATGTAGCTTCTACAGCAGGTCTTAAAGGAGGCGCGGGAATGTCTGCTTATGCGGCTTCTAAAGCAGCGGTGATTTCTTTATCACAATCGATGATGGCAGAATGGAGAAAAGATAATATTCGTGTAATTACCTTAACTCCGAGTACTATTGCTTCGGATATGAGTATTCAAGGAGGTTTAACAGATGGAAATCCAGAAACAGTGCTTCAACCAGAAGATTTCGCAGAATGGGTAAGAGATATCTTGAAAATGAACAGAAGAGCTATGATTGCTAATGCTTCTATTTTCTCTACCAATCCGTAA
- a CDS encoding aminotransferase class I/II-fold pyridoxal phosphate-dependent enzyme — MDIFDRIKENPGPLGQFADYGEGYFIFPRLEGPIGPRMKFQNKEVIFWSANDYLGLCNHPEVIAADAKAAADYGMFYPMGARAMSGETEQHLQLEKELAEFVKKDSAYLLNFGYQGMVSTIDALVDRHDVIVYDVDSHACIVDGVRLHSGKRFTYKHNDIESLEKNLERATKVAAETGGGILVITEGVFGMRGQQGKLKEICALKDKYKFRLLVDDAHGFGTLGETGAGAGEEQGCQDQIDVYFSTFAKSMAGFGAFIAGDKDIIRYLKFNLRSQIFAKSLTMPMVIGGLKRLELLRTRPEIKAKLWENVNKLQNGLTERGFNLGNTNTCVTPVMMQGTPVEATLLVKDLRENFGIFTSVVVYPVIPKGMILLRLIPTASHTDAEINETLAAFEAIHDKLVNGHYKEQAEKLLAEQNLEFKPI, encoded by the coding sequence ATGGATATTTTTGACAGAATCAAAGAAAATCCTGGACCATTAGGACAATTTGCAGACTATGGCGAAGGTTATTTCATTTTCCCAAGATTAGAAGGACCTATTGGTCCAAGAATGAAATTTCAAAACAAAGAAGTTATTTTCTGGAGCGCCAATGATTATTTGGGACTATGTAATCATCCCGAAGTTATTGCTGCAGATGCAAAAGCCGCAGCAGATTACGGCATGTTCTATCCAATGGGCGCTCGTGCCATGTCTGGAGAAACAGAGCAGCACTTACAATTAGAAAAAGAACTAGCCGAATTTGTTAAAAAGGATTCCGCATACCTGCTTAACTTTGGTTATCAAGGTATGGTATCAACCATCGATGCTTTAGTAGATCGCCATGACGTTATTGTATATGACGTAGATTCTCACGCTTGTATCGTTGACGGTGTTAGACTACATTCTGGAAAACGTTTTACGTATAAGCATAACGATATTGAAAGTTTAGAAAAAAACCTTGAAAGAGCAACAAAAGTCGCTGCAGAAACTGGCGGCGGTATTTTAGTAATTACTGAAGGGGTTTTCGGAATGCGAGGACAGCAAGGCAAACTGAAAGAAATTTGTGCTTTAAAAGATAAATACAAGTTCAGATTATTGGTCGATGATGCTCATGGTTTCGGAACTTTGGGAGAAACTGGCGCTGGTGCTGGCGAAGAGCAAGGTTGTCAAGATCAAATCGATGTTTACTTCTCAACTTTTGCTAAGTCTATGGCAGGTTTTGGGGCTTTCATCGCAGGAGATAAAGATATTATTAGATATTTAAAATTCAATCTTAGATCTCAAATTTTCGCTAAATCTTTGACAATGCCGATGGTTATTGGTGGACTTAAAAGATTAGAACTATTAAGAACAAGACCTGAAATAAAAGCTAAACTTTGGGAAAACGTTAACAAATTACAAAACGGACTTACGGAAAGAGGCTTTAACCTAGGAAATACCAATACTTGTGTAACGCCAGTTATGATGCAAGGTACACCAGTAGAAGCTACACTTTTGGTAAAAGACCTTCGCGAAAACTTCGGCATCTTCACCTCTGTTGTGGTGTATCCAGTAATCCCGAAAGGCATGATTTTGCTGAGATTAATTCCTACAGCTTCCCATACAGATGCTGAGATTAATGAGACGTTGGCTGCTTTTGAGGCCATCCATGACAAGCTAGTTAATGGACATTATAAAGAACAAGCAGAAAAATTATTAGCTGAACAAAATTTGGAGTTCAAGCCTATTTAA
- a CDS encoding PLP-dependent cysteine synthase family protein, with protein MTNVYDNILGLIGNTPLIRLNQVTKDIPATVYAKLESYNPGHSTKDRIAFHIIENAEKKGLLKPGSVVVETTSGNTGFSLAMVCIIKGYKCILAVSDKTKPEKIAYLKALGATVFVCPANVAADDPRSYYEVAKRIASETPNSIYINQYFNELNIDAHYQTTGPEIWEQTQGKITHLVACTGTGGTLTGSAKFLKEQNPDIQIIGIDADGSILKTFHETGEIDKSQIHPYQIEGMGKNLIPSALLFDKVDHFVKVNDEMSAYRTREIALKEAIMGGYTTGAAVQGLIQYANINPLNEKHVVVVIFPDHGSRYITKVYSDKWMAEQGFVNNCFHNYEEVFKTEIIK; from the coding sequence ATGACTAATGTATACGATAACATTCTTGGTTTAATTGGGAATACTCCTTTGATTAGATTAAATCAAGTTACAAAGGATATCCCTGCGACTGTATACGCTAAGTTGGAATCTTATAACCCTGGACATTCTACCAAAGATAGAATCGCATTTCATATTATAGAAAATGCTGAAAAGAAAGGACTATTGAAACCTGGCTCTGTAGTTGTAGAAACAACTTCAGGCAATACAGGCTTCTCTCTGGCAATGGTGTGTATTATCAAAGGTTATAAATGTATCCTTGCAGTAAGTGACAAAACAAAACCCGAAAAAATTGCTTACCTCAAAGCTTTGGGGGCAACAGTTTTTGTATGTCCTGCCAATGTAGCAGCAGACGATCCTCGATCTTATTACGAAGTCGCTAAGCGTATCGCTAGCGAAACACCTAACTCAATCTATATCAATCAATATTTTAATGAATTAAATATTGATGCGCATTACCAAACAACTGGCCCAGAAATTTGGGAACAAACGCAAGGTAAAATAACGCACCTCGTTGCTTGTACAGGAACGGGCGGAACATTAACAGGTTCTGCTAAGTTTCTAAAAGAACAAAATCCTGACATCCAAATTATTGGTATTGATGCAGATGGTTCCATACTGAAAACCTTCCATGAAACGGGTGAAATTGACAAAAGCCAAATCCATCCTTATCAAATCGAAGGCATGGGGAAAAACTTAATTCCTTCTGCGCTTTTGTTTGATAAAGTTGACCATTTTGTAAAAGTTAATGACGAAATGAGTGCCTACCGTACCAGAGAAATCGCTCTAAAAGAAGCTATTATGGGCGGTTATACTACAGGCGCAGCAGTACAGGGGCTAATACAGTATGCCAACATCAATCCTCTTAATGAGAAGCATGTTGTTGTAGTTATTTTCCCAGACCATGGATCACGTTACATCACAAAAGTATATAGTGATAAATGGATGGCTGAACAAGGTTTTGTTAACAATTGCTTTCACAACTACGAAGAAGTTTTTAAAACAGAAATCATAAAATAA